A single Endozoicomonas sp. NE40 DNA region contains:
- a CDS encoding DUF3581 family protein, producing the protein MFLDPYFTELDNNKFSFSRQQSSDFAKYVSNDFNPIHDVDAKKFCVPGDLLFAKILTSQGLYETMEVSFNGMVGGETELSIVSDGDGQLVIVDNNDKKYLSIRHGEERSRDQALIEQLIRSYVAFSGENFPHVLVPLMKDNNVMINAARPLVMYESMSVQLDRLNLSNLTLESTDSHLEVSGKRGKVTLYFAFKDNGELVGKGKKTMLLSGLREYEQTSVDQLITTYSERKQQFAA; encoded by the coding sequence ATGTTTCTAGATCCATACTTTACCGAACTCGATAACAATAAGTTTTCTTTCAGTCGACAGCAGTCCAGCGATTTTGCCAAATATGTGTCGAACGACTTCAACCCGATACATGATGTCGATGCAAAAAAGTTCTGTGTACCCGGCGACCTGCTGTTCGCCAAAATCCTGACCAGTCAGGGGCTGTATGAGACTATGGAAGTCAGCTTTAATGGGATGGTCGGTGGTGAAACTGAACTGTCGATTGTTTCTGATGGTGATGGGCAGCTGGTCATTGTGGACAATAATGACAAAAAATATTTAAGTATCCGTCATGGTGAGGAGCGCTCCCGGGATCAGGCTCTGATTGAGCAACTGATTCGCAGTTATGTGGCCTTTTCCGGCGAGAACTTTCCCCATGTTCTGGTGCCATTGATGAAAGACAACAATGTCATGATTAATGCTGCCCGCCCGCTGGTTATGTACGAAAGCATGTCGGTACAGCTGGATCGTCTGAATCTGTCCAACCTGACCCTGGAGTCTACAGACAGTCATCTGGAAGTGTCTGGCAAACGGGGTAAGGTGACCTTGTACTTTGCTTTTAAAGACAATGGTGAGCTGGTCGGTAAAGGCAAAAAGACCATGCTGCTTTCTGGTTTGCGCGAATATGAACAGACTTCTGTTGACCAGCTGATTACGACGTATTCAGAGCGCAAACAGCAATTTGCTGCCTGA
- a CDS encoding nitroreductase family protein produces MTVDIVKLLANRYSTKVFDPAKAADEEKIEILKETLRLAPSSINSQPWHFFVISNAEYRQKLVDVCWDSNKGKMTSASHIFIFAARTDFTLDDVKKVEELTADVRNQPVNEQRLGYLNNYLNSMEPAERANWVKHQVYLPLGQLLMSAALLDLDSCPIEGFHPEELDQLMGLNEKSLTSVAMVAIGHRDPEDFNQPDRAIKARFPMEDVLTEIR; encoded by the coding sequence ATGACCGTTGATATTGTTAAACTGCTTGCCAACCGTTACAGCACCAAGGTTTTTGACCCGGCTAAAGCAGCGGATGAAGAAAAGATAGAGATTCTCAAGGAAACCCTGCGACTGGCTCCCTCTTCCATTAACAGCCAGCCCTGGCATTTCTTTGTTATCAGCAATGCTGAGTATCGTCAGAAGCTGGTAGATGTTTGCTGGGACAGCAACAAAGGTAAAATGACCTCGGCATCCCATATTTTTATTTTTGCTGCCAGGACAGACTTCACACTGGACGATGTAAAAAAAGTTGAAGAGCTAACCGCCGACGTTCGCAACCAGCCTGTGAACGAACAACGCCTTGGCTACCTGAACAACTACCTCAACAGTATGGAACCGGCTGAACGCGCCAACTGGGTCAAACATCAGGTTTATCTGCCCCTGGGACAACTGCTGATGTCAGCAGCACTGCTGGATCTGGATTCCTGTCCAATTGAGGGTTTCCACCCCGAAGAGCTGGATCAGCTGATGGGACTTAATGAAAAGAGCCTGACCAGCGTTGCCATGGTTGCCATTGGGCATAGAGATCCGGAAGACTTCAATCAGCCTGACCGGGCAATCAAAGCCCGCTTCCCGATGGAAGACGTTCTGACCGAGATTCGCTGA
- the ilvD gene encoding dihydroxy-acid dehydratase, whose translation MPAYRSRTSTHGRNMAGARSLWRATGMKDDDFNKPIIAVANSFTQFVPGHVHLKDMGQLVAREIEKHGGVAKEFNSIAIDDGIAMGHDGMLYSLPSRDLIADSVEYMVNAHTADALVCISNCDKITPGMLNAALRLNIPVIFVSGGPMEAGKTRLANHGLDLVDAMVIAASDASDEKVAEYERSACPTCGSCSGMFTANSMNCLTEALGLSLPGNGSMLATHADRRQLFEEAGRRIVEITRRYYEQDDESVLPRNVASYQAFENAMSLDIAMGGSTNTILHLLAAAQEGQVDFTMKDIDVLSRKVPQLCKVAPNTPKYHMEDVHRAGGVMGILGELDRAGLLNNELPTVHSASLAEALNKWDIKRTSNGSVKSFYRAGPAGIRTTEAFSQATRWDTLDDDRENGCIRSLENAFSLEGGLAVLTGNIAVDGCVVKTSGVDDSILVFEGPAHICESQDDAVSDILEGRVKSGDVVIVRYEGPKGGPGMQEMLYPTSYLKSRGLGRECALLTDGRFSGGTSGLSIGHASPEAAAGGTIGLVEQGDTIRIDIPNRTIDVLVSDEVLTQRRQDMDDKGKAGWKPLKDRPRKVSAALKAYAAMVTSADKGAVRDISALD comes from the coding sequence ATGCCCGCATACCGTTCAAGAACCTCGACCCATGGTCGCAATATGGCTGGAGCCCGCTCCCTGTGGCGTGCGACGGGTATGAAAGACGATGATTTCAACAAACCGATTATTGCGGTGGCGAACTCCTTTACTCAGTTTGTGCCAGGGCATGTACACCTGAAAGACATGGGACAGCTGGTGGCAAGGGAGATCGAAAAACACGGTGGTGTTGCCAAAGAGTTCAATTCCATTGCTATAGATGACGGCATTGCCATGGGACACGACGGGATGCTTTACTCCCTGCCCAGCCGTGACCTGATTGCCGACTCTGTGGAATACATGGTCAATGCTCATACTGCTGATGCTCTCGTCTGTATCTCTAACTGCGACAAAATCACCCCGGGAATGCTCAATGCCGCACTGAGGCTGAATATCCCGGTGATCTTTGTTTCCGGTGGCCCCATGGAAGCCGGTAAAACCAGACTGGCTAACCATGGTCTGGATCTTGTGGATGCCATGGTCATTGCGGCATCGGATGCCAGCGATGAAAAAGTCGCTGAATATGAACGCTCTGCCTGCCCTACCTGTGGTTCCTGTTCCGGCATGTTTACCGCCAACTCCATGAACTGTCTGACCGAAGCCCTGGGCCTGTCACTGCCGGGGAATGGATCAATGCTGGCGACTCATGCTGATCGACGACAGCTGTTTGAAGAAGCCGGTCGTCGTATTGTTGAGATCACCAGACGGTATTACGAACAGGACGACGAGAGTGTTCTGCCACGCAATGTCGCCAGTTATCAGGCATTTGAGAATGCCATGAGCCTGGACATTGCCATGGGAGGCTCTACCAACACGATTTTGCATCTGCTGGCGGCCGCTCAGGAAGGGCAGGTGGATTTCACAATGAAAGACATTGATGTGCTGTCCCGCAAGGTGCCTCAGCTGTGTAAAGTGGCTCCCAATACCCCGAAGTACCATATGGAAGACGTACATCGGGCGGGTGGTGTCATGGGAATTCTTGGCGAACTGGATCGGGCCGGTCTACTGAACAACGAACTGCCGACGGTCCATAGTGCGTCTCTGGCTGAAGCCCTGAATAAGTGGGATATCAAACGCACTTCCAATGGATCCGTTAAGTCCTTTTATCGCGCCGGACCTGCCGGTATTCGCACGACAGAGGCCTTCAGTCAGGCAACCCGCTGGGACACGTTGGATGATGATCGTGAAAATGGCTGTATTCGAAGTCTGGAGAATGCTTTCAGTCTGGAAGGTGGTCTTGCCGTTCTGACCGGTAATATTGCGGTGGATGGCTGTGTGGTGAAAACTTCGGGTGTAGACGACAGTATTCTTGTGTTTGAAGGTCCTGCCCATATCTGTGAAAGTCAGGATGATGCGGTTAGCGATATTCTGGAAGGGCGGGTTAAATCAGGCGACGTTGTTATTGTTCGCTACGAAGGGCCTAAAGGTGGGCCGGGTATGCAGGAAATGCTGTATCCGACCAGCTACCTGAAATCCAGAGGACTGGGTCGGGAATGTGCATTGCTGACGGATGGGCGTTTCTCCGGTGGCACTTCCGGTCTGTCCATCGGACATGCTTCTCCCGAGGCCGCAGCCGGTGGAACCATTGGGCTGGTGGAGCAGGGCGATACGATTCGTATTGATATCCCGAATCGCACCATTGATGTACTGGTGTCTGATGAAGTACTGACGCAGCGTCGTCAGGATATGGACGATAAGGGGAAAGCTGGCTGGAAGCCGTTGAAGGATCGCCCCCGTAAGGTCTCTGCTGCCCTTAAAGCTTATGCAGCTATGGTGACCAGTGCGGACAAAGGTGCTGTCAGGGATATTTCAGCTTTGGACTGA
- a CDS encoding LysE family translocator gives METSAWLSLLTICVLGAISPGPSLVAVMKYTVQGSKLHGMVAAVSHAAGIGLYAFLVAAGLAVVITESPQVLKVMTIAGAAYLAWLGFKSIVSKGAITPDTTRQENSLPLYQAARDGFLIAFLNPKIAVFFLALFSQFVTPESTRTTQLLMALMATLCDGIWYCLIATIASHSSILPALRRHAMLINRLCGLFLILVALRIVIN, from the coding sequence ATGGAAACCTCTGCCTGGCTATCTCTTTTAACAATTTGTGTTCTTGGGGCAATCTCTCCCGGCCCAAGCCTTGTCGCCGTGATGAAATATACGGTTCAGGGCTCAAAGCTGCATGGAATGGTCGCGGCCGTATCCCATGCCGCCGGGATTGGCCTTTATGCCTTTCTGGTGGCAGCCGGGCTGGCGGTTGTGATTACAGAATCTCCGCAGGTGTTAAAAGTTATGACCATTGCCGGAGCGGCTTATCTGGCCTGGCTGGGTTTCAAATCCATAGTATCAAAAGGTGCCATCACGCCTGACACCACTCGACAGGAAAACAGCCTGCCACTGTATCAGGCAGCAAGAGACGGTTTTCTGATTGCTTTTCTGAACCCGAAAATTGCCGTTTTTTTTCTGGCGCTTTTCAGTCAGTTCGTCACTCCGGAATCAACCCGTACTACTCAGCTTTTGATGGCTCTGATGGCAACGCTTTGCGACGGCATCTGGTATTGCCTGATCGCTACCATTGCCAGTCATTCATCGATACTCCCAGCCTTGCGCAGACACGCCATGCTGATTAATCGCCTGTGTGGACTGTTTCTGATTCTGGTCGCCCTGAGAATTGTTATCAACTGA
- a CDS encoding sodium-dependent transporter, which translates to MSRTMTNCNDEPNSNEPEIVGRGQFSSRIGFITAAAGCAVGVGNIWSFPIQTAENGGAAFTLVYLFFSFILAYPTLVAELNIGRYRQSNNISAMASLSANPSLRCIGAGTAIAGLLTMTLIYSFYSIVGGWFIGFSLAPLASLTGFTSAAQWLSGFSSLSTIAVTLLFMGLTTLIVTEGVKNGIERWCNRLMPSLFVLLAVLIVFALTRPGGMEGLNIYLLPDFSRILDDKLLISALGQSFFSMSLGTGCMMVYGSYLNRKVNLPKTALQVTLVDSSVAFLAGMLVIPCMYAAMHQGVEIFNASGQLYSAEKLVFNVLPTLFDQLGIAGKFVAAAFFLLLAIAALTSSISMMEPVVAAMVERLSFVRRRACWLMSTLSAAISIVIILHIDTLLGMAVKVATQYMQPMLCFMIAIYGSWVIRQDRLLTELSQGVPDLQNSLFWKIWPWYTRIICPGLILLLLIYNL; encoded by the coding sequence TTGTCCAGAACAATGACAAACTGCAACGACGAACCCAACAGCAATGAGCCCGAAATAGTCGGGCGAGGTCAGTTCAGTTCCCGTATCGGGTTTATCACCGCAGCGGCCGGTTGTGCCGTAGGTGTCGGGAATATCTGGAGCTTTCCAATCCAGACTGCCGAAAACGGCGGTGCGGCTTTCACGCTGGTTTATCTTTTCTTTTCATTCATTCTTGCCTACCCCACACTGGTCGCGGAACTGAACATAGGGCGTTACCGGCAAAGCAATAATATTTCCGCCATGGCATCATTGAGTGCCAACCCCTCTTTGCGCTGTATTGGTGCGGGAACCGCCATTGCCGGCCTGTTAACCATGACCCTGATTTACAGTTTTTACAGCATAGTGGGTGGCTGGTTTATTGGTTTCTCTCTGGCTCCGCTTGCCAGTCTGACAGGCTTTACCAGTGCAGCTCAGTGGCTGTCAGGCTTCTCCTCTCTGAGCACCATCGCTGTCACCCTGTTGTTTATGGGCCTGACCACCCTGATTGTCACAGAAGGCGTTAAAAATGGCATTGAACGCTGGTGCAATCGTCTTATGCCTTCCCTGTTTGTACTGCTTGCAGTGCTGATTGTTTTTGCCCTGACACGTCCCGGCGGAATGGAAGGTCTGAACATTTACCTGCTACCCGATTTTTCCCGTATTCTTGACGACAAACTGCTGATCAGCGCACTGGGGCAATCTTTTTTCTCCATGTCTCTGGGTACCGGGTGCATGATGGTCTACGGCTCTTACCTGAACAGAAAGGTCAATCTACCCAAAACGGCGCTTCAGGTGACACTGGTGGACAGTTCTGTTGCCTTCCTCGCAGGCATGCTGGTAATTCCCTGCATGTACGCCGCCATGCACCAGGGCGTAGAAATATTCAATGCCAGTGGCCAGCTGTACAGCGCGGAAAAACTGGTGTTTAACGTTCTCCCCACCCTGTTTGATCAGCTCGGCATAGCAGGTAAGTTTGTGGCCGCAGCCTTTTTCCTGCTTCTTGCCATAGCTGCCCTGACCTCGTCTATTTCCATGATGGAGCCTGTGGTCGCGGCAATGGTCGAAAGACTGTCATTCGTCCGCCGTCGTGCATGCTGGCTGATGTCGACCCTGTCAGCAGCTATTTCCATCGTAATTATTCTTCATATTGATACACTGCTCGGCATGGCGGTAAAAGTCGCCACTCAGTACATGCAGCCCATGCTCTGTTTTATGATTGCGATCTACGGCAGCTGGGTTATACGACAGGATCGTTTACTGACTGAACTCAGCCAGGGGGTTCCAGACCTGCAAAACAGTCTCTTCTGGAAGATCTGGCCATGGTACACGCGCATTATCTGCCCCGGTCTGATCCTGCTGTTGCTGATTTATAACCTCTGA
- the holA gene encoding DNA polymerase III subunit delta — MKLKPEQLGAQLQRQLSSIYIVSGDEPLQVSECCDAIRQEARQRGFTERHTYHIDNSFDWSEFLETANSLSLFAEKQILELRMPNGKPGDRGRKALQEYLQNPSPDNLLLIITDRIDAATQKAKWFQQLEKAGVFIQVWPVEHRQLPGWVAHRFKMAGYEASKDAVALLAERIEGNLLAAAQEIEKLKLLANGNIIDVDTVREVVSDNARFDVFQLADTALQGDVRNTVRILGGLRSEGIEPPIVLWALAREIRLLCHLSRLKSRGISTELAIEQAARAHGFSPFMLKKRRGLLEKGMSRQSERELRQMLEHAGVIDQGIKGLTPVNEWDELLTLSMTLAGAPVI, encoded by the coding sequence ATGAAGTTAAAACCTGAGCAGCTTGGAGCGCAGTTACAGCGCCAGCTGAGTAGCATTTACATCGTCAGTGGCGACGAACCCCTGCAAGTATCTGAATGTTGCGATGCCATCCGTCAGGAGGCTCGCCAGCGCGGGTTTACAGAGCGGCACACCTACCATATTGATAACAGTTTTGACTGGAGCGAGTTTCTGGAAACAGCCAACTCGCTGTCACTGTTTGCCGAGAAACAGATTCTGGAACTGCGGATGCCTAATGGCAAACCCGGAGACAGGGGACGCAAGGCGCTGCAGGAGTACCTGCAGAATCCCTCACCGGATAACCTGTTGCTGATCATTACCGACCGGATTGATGCTGCGACGCAGAAAGCCAAGTGGTTTCAGCAACTGGAAAAAGCCGGTGTATTTATCCAGGTCTGGCCGGTTGAACACCGGCAACTGCCCGGCTGGGTAGCCCATCGCTTTAAGATGGCTGGTTACGAGGCATCAAAGGATGCCGTCGCCCTGCTGGCTGAAAGGATTGAAGGCAACCTGCTGGCGGCTGCCCAGGAAATTGAAAAACTGAAGCTGCTGGCAAACGGCAACATCATTGATGTCGATACCGTTCGGGAAGTGGTTTCAGATAATGCCCGCTTTGATGTGTTTCAGCTTGCCGATACGGCTCTGCAGGGCGATGTCAGGAATACCGTTCGTATTCTTGGCGGTCTCAGGTCCGAAGGCATTGAACCCCCCATTGTGCTCTGGGCGCTGGCCAGAGAAATCCGCCTGCTATGCCACCTGAGCCGGCTTAAATCCAGGGGAATCAGTACAGAGCTGGCAATAGAGCAGGCAGCCAGGGCGCACGGTTTTTCACCCTTTATGCTGAAGAAGCGCCGGGGGCTTCTGGAAAAAGGCATGAGCCGCCAGTCGGAACGTGAGTTACGTCAGATGCTGGAACATGCAGGCGTTATTGACCAGGGAATAAAGGGGCTGACCCCGGTCAACGAGTGGGACGAGCTGCTGACCCTATCAATGACACTGGCAGGAGCGCCGGTTATCTGA
- the lptE gene encoding LPS assembly lipoprotein LptE, which produces MQRATQQARYLQWRTILPLLLVTSLLTACGFQLRGQMDIASELSELSVTGSDRTFVRDLRRALSLTGISINDDAPYRLVITRINQDTGQRSQSSAGSYERLLTLTVTYQLETDDGLKLFTPMELSNERFFTQDQNQSNASSNEERIIFNELRQDIINTTVRRVAAMSGDSLRQEAERAREVRKKELEALEARE; this is translated from the coding sequence ATGCAACGAGCAACACAACAGGCCAGATACCTTCAATGGCGTACCATCCTGCCTTTGTTGCTGGTCACCAGCCTGTTAACGGCGTGTGGATTTCAGCTGCGTGGACAAATGGATATTGCCAGCGAACTGTCCGAACTGTCTGTTACAGGGTCTGACCGAACCTTTGTCCGGGATCTCAGAAGAGCCCTGAGCCTGACAGGCATCAGCATTAACGATGACGCCCCTTATCGGCTGGTAATCACCCGTATCAACCAGGATACCGGTCAACGCTCCCAGTCCAGTGCTGGCAGCTACGAGCGACTGCTGACACTGACGGTCACTTACCAGCTGGAAACCGATGACGGCCTGAAGCTGTTTACCCCCATGGAGCTGAGTAACGAGCGTTTCTTTACCCAGGACCAGAATCAGTCCAACGCTTCCAGCAACGAGGAGCGTATTATCTTCAATGAGTTGCGTCAGGACATTATCAACACGACGGTTCGCCGGGTTGCTGCCATGTCGGGAGACTCTCTGCGACAGGAAGCCGAGCGCGCCCGGGAAGTCCGCAAAAAAGAGCTGGAGGCACTTGAGGCCCGGGAATGA